Proteins from a genomic interval of Candidatus Brocadia sp.:
- a CDS encoding four helix bundle protein codes for MNDDENNRHYDLEERTFLFAKNVRSFVRKLPKTIANIEDGKQLINASGSVGANYIEANESFSKKDFIFRIKICRKEAKESRYWLRLVFVANNDELGKEREQLVQEATELMNIFGAIIQKSK; via the coding sequence ATGAACGATGACGAAAATAACCGACATTATGATTTAGAGGAACGTACCTTTCTGTTTGCTAAAAATGTTAGGAGTTTCGTAAGGAAACTTCCTAAAACTATTGCTAATATCGAGGATGGGAAGCAACTAATAAATGCGTCAGGTTCTGTAGGAGCAAACTACATTGAAGCAAATGAATCGTTTAGTAAAAAAGATTTTATTTTTAGAATTAAAATTTGTAGAAAAGAAGCAAAAGAAAGCAGATATTGGCTAAGATTAGTTTTTGTCGCTAATAATGATGAACTTGGAAAAGAACGTGAACAGTTAGTTCAAGAAGCTACGGAATTGATGAATATCTTTGGAGCAATAATCCAAAAAAGTAAATAA